In Arachis hypogaea cultivar Tifrunner chromosome 17, arahy.Tifrunner.gnm2.J5K5, whole genome shotgun sequence, a single window of DNA contains:
- the LOC112765593 gene encoding zinc-finger homeodomain protein 2, with the protein MEFDEHEDQEEEEMGIPEPPPAPQGYDSFGNSAARSKSEGGGGGGAAAVTPGRKGGTGVRYRECQKNHAVSIGGHAVDGCCEFLAAGEEGTLEAVICAACNCHRNFHRKEIDGETSPYHQNTPRPQQPPQPPLHHHQYHQHHQFSPYYHRAPPPPTGGYLHLSTPPVSQHRPLALPAAASGGGGFYKEEEDMSNPSSSGGGGGGSGSGTKKRFRTKFTQEQKDKMLAFAEQLGWRIQKHDESAVENFCAETGVKRHVLKVWMHNNKHTLGKKP; encoded by the coding sequence ATGGAATTTGACGAGCACGAagaccaagaggaagaggaaatggGGATCCCGGAGCCGCCGCCTGCGCCGCAGGGTTATGACTCGTTTGGAAACTCGGCGGCGAGGTCCAAAtcagaaggaggaggaggaggaggagctgCCGCCGTGACACCTGGTCGGAAAGGTGGAACCGGCGTCAGGTACAGAGAATGTCAGAAGAATCACGCGGTCAGTATCGGTGGCCACGCCGTTGACGGTTGCTGCGAGTTTCTAGCCGCCGGAGAGGAAGGAACACTGGAGGCCGTGATCTGCGCTGCCTGCAACTGCCACCGCAATTTCCACCGCAAAGAGATCGACGGCGAGACAAGCCCCTACCACCAGAACACTCCTCGGCCTCAGCAACCGCCGCAACCGCCTCTGCACCACCACCAGTACCACCAACACCATCAATTCTCCCCTTACTACCACCGCGCACCGCCTCCTCCTACCGGCGGATACCTCCACCTGTCAACTCCGCCGGTGTCGCAGCACCGGCCTCTAGCTCTTCCAGCAGCCGCATCAGGCGGCGGTGGATTCTACAAAGAGGAAGAAGACATGTCAAACCCTAGCAgcagcggcggcggcggcggcggtagCGGAAGCGGAACAAAGAAGAGGTTTAGAACGAAATTCACACAGGAGCAGAAGGATAAGATGCTTGCATTCGCGGAGCAGTTAGGGTGGAGAATCCAGAAGCATGATGAATCTGCAGTTGAGAATTTCTGCGCTGAAACCGGTGTTAAGAGACATGTTCTCAAGGTTTGGATGCATAACAATAAGCACACTCTCGGTAAGAAACCCTAA